Proteins encoded by one window of Porphyromonas vaginalis:
- a CDS encoding diaminopimelate dehydrogenase, giving the protein MNQKIKVLVVGYGHVGKQVVTTVRTAPDMELVGVVRRSKNDPQSQVLTAHGIAVYGEDDTLPKADVAILAVPTRSVPDYAKRYLAQGICTVDSFDIHTQIATLRHDLMAVAQEHQAVSIISAGWDPGSDSIVRTLMQAMAPEGITYTDFGPGMSMGHSVAARAIAGVRDALSMTLPVGYGQHRRQVYVELEAGANEEQVRQAILADDYFAHDETIVTIVPSVAALEDVGHGVHMMRKGVSGVTHNQRFTFEMQINNPALTAQMMVASARATQRLTPGAYTLPEVPVIDLLVGDRADWIAHLV; this is encoded by the coding sequence ATGAACCAAAAGATAAAAGTACTCGTCGTAGGCTACGGACACGTAGGCAAGCAAGTTGTGACCACCGTACGCACCGCTCCCGACATGGAGCTGGTCGGTGTAGTCCGTCGCTCTAAGAATGATCCTCAAAGCCAAGTATTGACCGCTCACGGCATTGCCGTGTACGGAGAGGATGACACCCTACCCAAAGCAGATGTCGCTATATTAGCCGTACCGACACGCTCCGTGCCTGACTATGCCAAGCGTTACCTTGCGCAGGGCATTTGCACGGTAGACAGCTTCGACATACATACCCAGATAGCCACGCTACGCCACGACTTGATGGCGGTAGCTCAGGAGCATCAAGCAGTCTCCATCATCAGCGCTGGCTGGGACCCCGGGAGCGACTCGATCGTCCGCACCTTGATGCAGGCGATGGCACCCGAGGGAATCACCTACACAGACTTCGGCCCAGGCATGAGCATGGGACACTCCGTCGCGGCACGTGCCATTGCAGGTGTCCGTGATGCGCTCTCCATGACGCTTCCCGTAGGTTACGGACAGCACCGCCGACAGGTCTATGTAGAGCTAGAGGCAGGAGCCAACGAGGAGCAAGTGCGTCAAGCGATACTCGCTGATGATTACTTCGCTCATGACGAAACAATCGTCACCATTGTCCCCTCAGTCGCTGCCTTGGAGGACGTAGGCCATGGCGTACACATGATGCGCAAAGGGGTATCGGGCGTAACGCACAACCAGCGTTTCACCTTCGAGATGCAGATCAACAACCCCGCCCTAACCGCCCAAATGATGGTCGCCTCCGCCCGTGCTACGCAGCGCCTCACGCCAGGAGCCTACACGCTCCCTGAGGTGCCAGTCATAGACCTCCTCGTAGGCGACCGCGCTGACTGGATCGCCCATCTAGTCTAA
- the nagB gene encoding glucosamine-6-phosphate deaminase, whose translation MRLVIEQDYAAMSTWAAEHVIKRINEFAPTADRPFVIGLPTGSTPIGMYQELAKACQAGRVSFKNVITVNMDEYVGLEPSHPESYHYFMKSNFFDHIDIDPKNTHLLNGLAKDTTAECQAYEEMIQSLGGIDLFIGGIGSDGHIAFNEPGSSLASRTREVRLMPETIRDNSRFFENDLSKVPTRALTVGVGTVTDAREVMILISGSNKARALCKAVEGHITQMCPISALQLHSDSIIVCDDDAAVELQVKTFRFYKQEEKLAREGLAY comes from the coding sequence ATGAGACTTGTTATCGAGCAAGATTATGCTGCCATGTCTACATGGGCAGCAGAGCATGTGATCAAACGCATCAATGAGTTTGCACCCACAGCTGACCGCCCCTTTGTGATCGGTCTGCCCACAGGCTCTACCCCTATTGGTATGTATCAAGAGCTGGCCAAAGCCTGTCAGGCTGGACGCGTTAGCTTCAAGAACGTAATTACAGTCAATATGGACGAGTATGTCGGTCTAGAGCCCTCACATCCCGAGAGCTATCACTACTTTATGAAGAGCAACTTCTTCGACCACATCGACATCGACCCCAAAAATACACACCTCCTCAATGGTTTGGCAAAGGACACTACTGCTGAGTGCCAAGCTTACGAAGAGATGATCCAGTCACTCGGAGGTATCGACCTCTTCATCGGAGGTATCGGCTCTGATGGCCATATCGCCTTCAACGAGCCAGGCTCCTCACTAGCCTCTCGCACTCGTGAGGTGCGTCTGATGCCCGAGACGATCCGTGACAACAGCCGTTTCTTTGAAAACGACCTCTCGAAGGTTCCCACACGCGCCCTCACCGTAGGTGTCGGCACCGTGACAGACGCTCGTGAGGTGATGATCCTCATCAGTGGTTCGAACAAGGCACGCGCCCTCTGCAAGGCTGTCGAGGGACATATCACCCAGATGTGTCCTATCTCCGCGCTGCAGCTCCACTCCGACAGCATCATCGTCTGCGATGACGACGCCGCCGTAGAGCTACAGGTGAAGACCTTCCGCTTCTACAAGCAGGAGGAGAAGCTAGCCCGTGAGGGTCTAGCCTACTAA
- a CDS encoding FprA family A-type flavoprotein, which translates to MEYRNQITDSIYYIGVNDRTKPLFEGSWSLPHGVSYNSYLLVGEQVVLIDGVEIATAEKHLSEIKAIIGDRPIDYLIVNHMEPDHSGSIGLLRTLYPEMKVVGNSKTFGMLDSYFAPIPQEQRVVVSEKEPLEVGDFSFQFVMAPMVHWPEVMFTYESSNNVLFTADAFGTFGTLNGAIIDRDMNLDLYYEEMYRYYACIVGKFGAFVQKALEKYSSLGLSPQYICPTHGPVWTEHGFPKALAIYDQLSKYDTSCGAVILYGSMYGHNEQMAEAVAQGLAQSGIKDIVVHNVSTADPSHMLRDIFKYRALIVGAPTYCNSLFSPMRDILNKVALREVKNRIIGYFGSCTWAGQSVKIMPEILEKLAFEQVTDPVEIKGAATPEQLAQGRDLGAAIAKRLLELYR; encoded by the coding sequence ATGGAGTATCGTAATCAAATCACCGATTCAATATACTATATCGGAGTCAATGACCGCACGAAGCCCCTCTTCGAGGGCTCCTGGTCACTACCCCATGGCGTCAGCTACAACTCTTATCTGCTCGTGGGTGAGCAGGTCGTACTCATCGATGGTGTCGAGATAGCCACCGCTGAGAAGCATCTTAGCGAGATCAAAGCAATCATCGGCGACCGTCCTATCGACTACCTCATCGTGAACCACATGGAGCCGGACCACAGTGGCTCTATCGGTCTCCTACGCACCCTCTATCCTGAGATGAAGGTGGTGGGCAATAGCAAAACCTTCGGCATGCTCGACTCTTACTTCGCACCAATCCCTCAGGAGCAGCGCGTAGTCGTTTCGGAGAAAGAGCCACTAGAGGTGGGCGACTTCTCCTTCCAGTTCGTCATGGCACCGATGGTTCACTGGCCCGAGGTCATGTTTACCTACGAAAGCTCGAACAACGTCCTCTTCACGGCTGACGCCTTCGGAACCTTTGGCACACTCAATGGAGCTATCATAGATCGAGATATGAACCTCGACCTTTACTACGAGGAGATGTACCGCTACTACGCCTGCATCGTGGGCAAGTTCGGTGCGTTTGTCCAAAAGGCTCTGGAGAAGTACAGCTCACTAGGTCTGTCGCCACAGTACATCTGTCCGACCCATGGTCCCGTATGGACGGAGCACGGCTTCCCCAAGGCACTCGCCATCTACGACCAGCTCAGCAAGTACGACACGAGCTGTGGTGCGGTCATCCTCTATGGTAGCATGTATGGGCACAATGAGCAGATGGCCGAAGCTGTCGCTCAGGGACTAGCTCAGAGCGGCATCAAGGATATCGTCGTGCACAACGTCAGCACGGCCGACCCCTCGCACATGCTCCGTGACATCTTCAAGTATCGCGCCCTCATCGTTGGCGCACCGACCTATTGCAATAGCCTTTTCTCACCCATGCGCGACATCCTCAACAAGGTAGCCCTCCGCGAGGTCAAGAATCGCATCATCGGCTACTTCGGTAGCTGTACTTGGGCTGGGCAGTCTGTCAAGATCATGCCCGAGATCCTCGAGAAGCTAGCCTTCGAGCAGGTGACCGATCCCGTCGAGATCAAGGGTGCCGCCACTCCAGAGCAGCTCGCTCAGGGACGTGACCTAGGAGCTGCTATTGCCAAGAGACTACTAGAGCTTTACCGTTAA
- the lipB gene encoding lipoyl(octanoyl) transferase LipB, with translation MPSRHNLPSPQIVELLGSGTSTGVPEVGCYCRTCLSLDPRDQRTRTSALVVSPAGKRILIDCSADFRQQALLAGIDHLDAIILTHQHYDHIGGLDDLRTISWRTELPIYAEPNVLESIKSRLHYYFGPHRYPGTPHLTLHPISSLEPFTLYDLTIEPIRVMHGKQPILGYRIGSFGFLTDLKSITPEELEKLRGVELLFVNGLRYTKPHPTHQTIEEAIELTARVQPQRSYIIHLSHHAPPTAELQKRLPEGVYVGYDGLTLRYTEGTGYTPQPTPDKLVRSGAEPFTYRDCGRIDYREALEMQLRLWQERIDAKVAHQTVPEDVLLFCEHEPVLTIGKHGKQTNLLVSEALLNSKGIQLVQIERGGDITYHGPGQITGYPIFDLEHYGVGIKEYIHTMEQCIIDLLYLYGIRAERLEGATGVWIDAHTPQARKICAIGVHTSRYVTMHGFALNVNTDLSYFQLINPCGFTDKGVTSMEQEIGRGEVYFPLVKHQLEGLFRKHFTHLLYHLPNDDIL, from the coding sequence ATGCCCTCTCGCCACAATCTCCCCTCGCCACAGATCGTCGAGCTACTAGGCTCAGGTACCAGCACAGGCGTACCTGAGGTGGGTTGCTACTGTCGCACCTGTCTCAGCCTAGACCCGCGCGACCAGCGCACCCGTACATCGGCTCTGGTAGTCTCACCTGCAGGCAAACGAATACTGATCGACTGTAGCGCAGACTTTCGGCAGCAAGCACTCCTAGCGGGCATAGACCATCTAGATGCGATCATCCTAACGCACCAGCACTACGATCATATCGGAGGGCTGGACGACCTGCGCACTATCTCGTGGCGCACGGAGCTACCCATCTACGCAGAGCCTAACGTACTAGAGTCGATCAAGTCCCGACTGCACTACTACTTCGGGCCTCATCGCTATCCCGGCACGCCACACCTGACGCTACACCCCATCTCGTCGCTAGAGCCGTTTACACTCTACGACCTGACGATAGAGCCGATACGGGTGATGCACGGCAAGCAACCAATACTAGGCTATCGCATCGGGAGCTTTGGCTTCCTAACCGACCTGAAGAGCATCACCCCAGAGGAGCTAGAGAAGCTCCGAGGCGTGGAGCTACTCTTTGTCAATGGACTGCGCTACACCAAGCCTCACCCGACGCACCAAACGATCGAGGAGGCTATTGAGCTGACCGCTCGGGTTCAGCCACAGCGCAGCTACATCATTCACCTTTCGCACCATGCGCCGCCTACGGCAGAGCTACAAAAGCGACTGCCCGAGGGGGTCTACGTGGGCTACGACGGATTGACCCTACGCTACACGGAGGGGACGGGTTATACCCCACAACCTACACCAGACAAGCTAGTGCGGAGCGGTGCCGAACCTTTTACCTATCGGGATTGTGGTAGGATCGATTACCGAGAGGCACTGGAGATGCAGTTGCGGCTTTGGCAGGAGCGTATTGATGCCAAGGTAGCGCATCAGACGGTGCCTGAGGACGTGCTACTCTTTTGCGAGCATGAGCCGGTGCTGACCATTGGCAAGCATGGCAAGCAGACGAACCTGCTCGTTTCGGAGGCTCTGCTCAACTCTAAAGGCATTCAGCTAGTCCAGATAGAGCGTGGTGGCGACATCACTTACCATGGTCCTGGGCAAATCACCGGTTACCCGATCTTTGACCTAGAGCATTACGGCGTGGGGATCAAGGAGTACATCCACACGATGGAGCAGTGCATCATCGACCTGCTCTACCTCTACGGCATTCGTGCAGAGCGTCTCGAGGGTGCTACGGGCGTCTGGATCGATGCACACACACCGCAAGCTCGTAAGATCTGTGCGATCGGCGTGCACACCTCTCGCTATGTAACGATGCACGGCTTCGCGCTCAACGTCAATACCGACCTAAGCTACTTCCAGCTCATCAATCCGTGTGGCTTTACCGACAAGGGGGTCACCTCGATGGAGCAAGAGATAGGTCGTGGGGAAGTTTACTTTCCGCTAGTCAAGCACCAGCTGGAGGGACTCTTTCGCAAGCACTTCACGCACCTTCTGTACCACCTACCTAACGATGACATACTATGA
- the lgt gene encoding prolipoprotein diacylglyceryl transferase yields the protein MSSTLPLLAITWDVSPAIFTIGSFELRWYAVLFAVGLFVFGPWIVHRIWQKEGLPEPWFDKLFWYVAIGTIVGARLGHCLFYDPLYYLANPIEILKTWEGGLASHGGVIGLIIVMWIYARKVSHKPILWGMDRLCVPVGLVAAMIRLGNLMNSEIFGYPTDVAWGFRFVRSAEWQTIANGMPCHPTAIYEALAYLLVFAICMWLYWRRNAGYKYHGLIVGTLLTLTFVARILIETVKFVQEPWEHRLVDSIGLNQGQLLSIPFILIGVGMIIYALRHPVPQAEVERLLAEEAQRKEQAAHQNKK from the coding sequence ATGTCCAGCACACTACCCCTACTAGCCATCACGTGGGACGTTAGCCCCGCTATCTTTACCATCGGCTCCTTTGAGTTACGTTGGTATGCCGTACTCTTTGCCGTGGGGCTCTTCGTCTTCGGTCCGTGGATCGTGCATCGCATCTGGCAGAAAGAAGGCTTGCCCGAGCCATGGTTTGACAAACTCTTTTGGTATGTAGCCATCGGTACGATCGTTGGTGCGAGACTGGGGCATTGTCTCTTCTACGATCCCCTATACTACCTCGCCAATCCCATTGAGATCCTAAAGACGTGGGAGGGCGGACTAGCGAGTCACGGTGGTGTGATCGGTCTCATCATCGTCATGTGGATCTACGCACGCAAAGTGTCGCACAAGCCTATCCTCTGGGGTATGGATCGACTCTGCGTACCCGTAGGACTCGTGGCAGCTATGATACGTCTCGGCAACCTGATGAATAGCGAGATCTTCGGCTACCCTACCGATGTCGCATGGGGCTTTCGCTTCGTACGCTCAGCCGAGTGGCAAACGATAGCCAACGGCATGCCTTGCCATCCGACAGCCATCTACGAGGCACTCGCCTACTTGCTCGTCTTCGCCATCTGTATGTGGCTCTACTGGCGTCGCAATGCGGGCTACAAGTATCATGGGCTCATCGTTGGGACGCTCCTGACGCTCACCTTTGTCGCTCGTATCCTCATCGAGACCGTCAAGTTCGTTCAGGAGCCGTGGGAGCACAGATTGGTCGACTCCATCGGACTCAACCAGGGGCAATTGCTCAGCATCCCCTTTATCCTCATCGGAGTCGGCATGATCATCTACGCCCTGCGCCACCCAGTGCCTCAGGCGGAGGTGGAGCGTCTACTCGCTGAGGAGGCGCAGCGCAAGGAGCAAGCCGCTCATCAAAACAAGAAGTAA
- the ypfJ gene encoding KPN_02809 family neutral zinc metallopeptidase codes for MKWLRPNDSSANYQDRRGRISGRGLALGGGIGGIVIVLASLFFGVDLTGLMQVANNVLPGSQTEQVDPSRVNENEEFKVFTLRVFNSCNDVWTDLFNSELQRSYAAPTLVTFTDQVQSRCGGATSEVGPFYCPADQTVYIDLDFFNLLASRFKAPGDLAMAYVTAHEVGHHVQNLLGISDKLHQQQGHVSQEAYNRASVQLELQADYLAGVWAYHAQRLGIILIEPGDLEDALTAANAIGDDTLQKEAQGYAVPDSFTHGTSAQRMQAFRSGFETGSLDGASRYRL; via the coding sequence ATGAAATGGCTTAGACCCAACGATAGCTCAGCAAACTACCAAGATAGACGCGGACGCATCTCTGGCAGAGGACTAGCCCTCGGAGGTGGCATCGGCGGTATCGTCATCGTCCTCGCCAGCCTCTTCTTCGGCGTAGACCTCACGGGACTGATGCAGGTGGCAAACAATGTCTTGCCTGGCTCGCAGACGGAGCAGGTAGACCCCTCGCGTGTCAACGAAAACGAAGAGTTCAAAGTCTTCACGCTACGCGTCTTCAACAGTTGCAACGACGTGTGGACAGACCTCTTCAATTCCGAATTGCAACGCTCCTATGCGGCACCGACACTAGTGACCTTCACCGATCAGGTGCAGAGCCGTTGCGGAGGAGCTACCAGCGAGGTGGGACCTTTCTACTGTCCGGCCGACCAGACCGTCTACATTGACTTAGACTTCTTCAATCTACTCGCCTCTCGCTTCAAAGCGCCGGGAGACCTAGCCATGGCTTATGTCACCGCTCACGAGGTAGGGCATCACGTGCAGAACCTCCTCGGCATCTCCGACAAGTTGCACCAACAGCAAGGGCATGTCTCTCAGGAAGCGTACAACCGCGCCAGTGTACAGCTAGAGTTGCAAGCTGACTACCTTGCTGGCGTATGGGCATACCACGCCCAGCGACTCGGCATCATACTCATCGAGCCTGGAGACCTCGAGGATGCACTCACAGCTGCCAACGCTATCGGCGATGACACTTTGCAAAAAGAGGCGCAGGGCTACGCCGTCCCAGACTCATTCACACACGGTACCTCAGCACAGCGCATGCAAGCCTTTCGCTCTGGCTTTGAGACAGGCAGCTTGGATGGCGCAAGCCGTTACCGCTTGTAA